DNA from Acidobacteriota bacterium:
CGGCGCTGCCCGACGAGACGTCGGCGTAGATGGTGTTGGCGTTGGCGTTGAACTCGATCTCGGCGCCCTGGAGGTTCTTGATCTTGAACGTCGCCGTGCCGTCCGTGTTGGCGGCGGCGGCCGTGATGTCGCCCAGCGTCCGGGCGAACTGGAGGCTGCCCAGGTGGCGCGGCAGGGACTTGTGGCGGATCTTCAGGTCGATGACGACCTTGCCGTCCAGGTTGACGATCGACAGCGGGTGGGCCAGGTCGAAGTCGATGCTGACGATGTTGTTCGTGTCCGCCTCGACGACCAGGTCCGGTTCGAGGTCGACCTTGATCTCGCCCGTGCCGCCCGGGTCGACGACCGTGATGTTCTCCGGCGCGATGACCGTGCCGTCCGCGGTGACGAGATGCATCGATTCGGCCGCGGTGCTCGTGTTCAGGACGAGCTTCAGCCGGTCGTAGTCGCCGGCCTGGATCGTGCCGGCGTTCAGGATGTCGGAGACGCCGCTCAGGTCGACCAGGTTGACCTTGCCGGAGGCCGGGTCGGCGGCGTTCGCCGTCCAGAAGGTCTCCCAGCCCGGCGCGCCCTTGCGGTGCAGGCTGGCGGACAGGAAATGAACGGTCACCTCCGTCCAGTCGTCGGTCGGGCCGTCGGTCATGAGCATCATCAGGCTGCCCGTCCCGGAGGACGAGTTCCTGGCGACGGTGCACGACGCGACCAGGCCGAAGCCGGCGACCCCCGCGATCGCCAGCAGCGCGAGAATGAAGCCCCGGATGAAACGACGCATGCGATCCTCCTTCAGGCCGGAAAAGCGAGCGAACCCCTTCTTTCCATTATGTTAAACCCTCACTCCATCGCTGTCAAGGACGAGTGGATTATCGGCCCGGGGGCGGCCGTCATAATCCCCCCGAAGGGGGATATTCCGGGGTATTCCCCCGGTTGCCTGGCTAGCCCTGCCGCCGGCCACGCCGCCTGACGCACCGGCCCCGGCTTTCAGATGACCAAGATCTCGTTCACCACTTCGTTGACGCCCGGCGCGGACCAGGCGACCCGGCCGGCCTCGTCCCGCTCCGCCCAGGAACGGACGGCCCCCTTCAACGTGACCTTGGCGCCTTTCGTCGTCACCTTGATCCCCGAGGCATCGATCATCGCGCTCCTTTCGAGCGCCGCCTCGATCTTCGTTTTGACCTCGACCGGCGAGACGGCCGGCTTGATCGAGATGTCGTTCGCCAGGCCCCGGACACCCATCAGGTTGCGCACGGCGTCCCCGGCCGCTTCCCTCTGATACCGCCAGTCCACTTCGCCGCTCAGGGTCACCCACCCGCC
Protein-coding regions in this window:
- a CDS encoding BON domain-containing protein codes for the protein MKSDKELQTDVMNELDWEPRVDPAEIGVAVKDGIVTLSGHVDTYPEKWAAERAAGRVSGVKAVVEEIDVKLPGIYERSDQDIARAAANVLDWNSYVPRDRVKVQVQGGWVTLSGEVDWRYQREAAGDAVRNLMGVRGLANDISIKPAVSPVEVKTKIEAALERSAMIDASGIKVTTKGAKVTLKGAVRSWAERDEAGRVAWSAPGVNEVVNEILVI